The following proteins come from a genomic window of Anas platyrhynchos isolate ZD024472 breed Pekin duck chromosome 12, IASCAAS_PekinDuck_T2T, whole genome shotgun sequence:
- the IL34 gene encoding interleukin-34 produces the protein MQAVPPPAPAVTMHQGYAAVLCVLAVLRLEAAALGECELARLLRDQLGYEKRLQYTKHYFPVGYTLRVQYEEVLRPANITRLRAGAASEASLRYLWFHVSAQAVRRLHQVLPEQHPSWPYTRGLGRLLDALGTEHYGHYRQSEVAAAVAELVQRLHSGERRPKAVRPKALLDNCLRVLRMLFQAPFRTFILKFLLAL, from the exons ATGCAGGCTGTGCCACCGCCCGCGCCCGCCGTCACCATGCACCAGGGCTACGCGGCCGTGCTGT GTGTCCTGGCCGTGCTGAGGCTGGAGGCCGCCGCGCTGGGCGAGTGCGAGCTGGCGCGGCTCCTGCGGGACCAGCTGGGCTACGAGAAGCGCCTGCAGTACACG AAGCACTACTTCCCCGTCGGGTACACGCTGCGGGTGCAGTACGAGGAGGTGCTGAGGCCGGCCAACATCACCCGGCTG CGCGCGGGGGCGGCCTCGGAGGCCTCTCTGCGCTACCTCTGGTTCCACGTCAGCGCCCAGGCCGTGCGGCGGCTCCACCAGGTGCTCCCGGAGCAGCACCCGTCATGGCCCTACACCCGCGGCCTGGGCCGGCTGCTGGACGCGCTGGGCACGGAGCACTACGGGCACTACCggcag AGTGaggtggcggcggcggtggcCGAGCTGGTGCAGCGGCTGCACAGCGGCGAGCGGCGCCCCAAGGCCGTGCGCCCCAAGGCGCTGCTGGACAACTGCCTGCGGGTGCTGCGGATGCTCTTCCAGGCTCCCT TTcgcacttttattttaaaatttcttttagctctttaa